The DNA segment GGACCTCGGCCAGGGCCTTGGCGGCCTCGGTCTTGCCCACCCCGGGCGCACCTTCGAGCAACAACGGCTTGCCCAGATGCAGGGCCAGATAGGCCACCGTGCTCAAGCCCTGGTCGGCGACGTAGGCGCACTCGTGCAGCGCCTCGGCCAGCGCTTCCGGGCTCTCGAAATCGGCGCTTTCCGGCAGCTTTGCCATGGCCGCTTAGGGCCCCGCCGCCTGCGCCTTGATGGCCTGGAGAATCTTCTCCGGCGTGAACGGCATTTCGTCGATGCGCACGCCGACGGCATCGAAGATGGCGTTGGCAATGGCTGGGATCGGTGGTGTGGCGCACATCTCGCCGATGCCCTTGGCGCCGTAGGGACCGTCCGCCGCCGGTCGCTCGAGGATGACGAGATCGATGTCGCAGACGTCGGCCGGTCCCGGCATCAGGTATTCGCTGTAGTCGACGGGCCGGTGCGCCCGTTCCGGATAGTAGGGCTCGGTGGTCTCGTAAAGGGCGTGCGAGACACCCATCCAGGTGCCGCCGACGAGTTGCTGTTCGACCAGTTTGGGGTTGAGGCCACGGCCGATCTCGTAGGCGCTTTTTATCGACAGCACGTCGACTTGACCGGTTTCGTCGTCAACTTCGAGCTCGACCACTGTGCAGGCGTGGGCATAGCAGGTAACCGGGTTCATGGAGCCGGTCTCGGGATCGGGGAAGGACCGCGGCACCAGGAAGATGCCGCGCCCCGAGACCGTACGGCCGAGCTCGAACTGCGCCGCCATCGAGGTCTCGGTGATGCTGATCGATCGGCCCGGCGCGCCGCGCACCTGGATATTGCCGGCACCGTCGGTCTCGAGATCGCTGGCGTTGACCTCGAGCTTTTCGGCCGCCACTTCCAGCAGCACGTCGAGCGCCTCCTTGGCGGCGGCGATGATGGCGTTGCCCACCCGGTGGGTGCCGCGCGAGGCGAAGCTGCCCATGCAGTGCGGTCCGGTGTCGGA comes from the Alphaproteobacteria bacterium genome and includes:
- a CDS encoding molybdopterin-dependent oxidoreductase, with translation MRKNIMAKKRGRGMASVNYPTGMNLGGDPSQALVHATPTGKFMVALSSVDLGQGMKSIMRQICAEALGVPTDDVYVDLADSDTGPHCMGSFASRGTHRVGNAIIAAAKEALDVLLEVAAEKLEVNASDLETDGAGNIQVRGAPGRSISITETSMAAQFELGRTVSGRGIFLVPRSFPDPETGSMNPVTCYAHACTVVELEVDDETGQVDVLSIKSAYEIGRGLNPKLVEQQLVGGTWMGVSHALYETTEPYYPERAHRPVDYSEYLMPGPADVCDIDLVILERPAADGPYGAKGIGEMCATPPIPAIANAIFDAVGVRIDEMPFTPEKILQAIKAQAAGP